In the Ctenopharyngodon idella isolate HZGC_01 chromosome 4, HZGC01, whole genome shotgun sequence genome, one interval contains:
- the tbc1d30 gene encoding TBC1 domain family member 30 isoform X2: protein MSGVDDAKEELKEIDICDICSEEESGVFVSSGASYLEGFSAFHKWVSKGRSVSDENCESAKTASSLSVALSKCANVPHGSPAGEIRMEREGGGIHETGVYSDEDDLRTSRASSIVECLLVELYDTYSNSVRGVDSSTEASSSDAFLGRSNTGSNFLQELQEKHTRRHQMKYLAQKGPEELKWIVQEVKYRIAVQSAKLVRQVKRRDRLRQKFQKNCDIVTACLQAVSQKRRVDTRLKFTIEPSLGKNGFQQWYDALKAVARLPVGIPKEWRKRVWLTLADQYLHSISIDWEKTMRFAFNDRSNPDDDSLGIQIVKDLHRTGCSSYCGQEAEQDRVVLKRVLLAYARWNKTVGYCQGFNVLAALILEVTEGNEGDALKVMIYLIDKVLPDSYFANNLRALSVDMAVFRDLLRLKLPELSQHLHHLQKAANREGGGSYEPPLTNVFTMQWFLTMFATCLPHHTVLKIWDSVFFEGSEMLLRVALAIWAKLGERIEECQTADEFYSTMGCLTQEMLEHNLIDSNELMQTVYSMAPFPFPQLAELREKYTYNITPFPAPVRANSSLALHGWESDDDADMDDEDSIVTALGCLGPLGGLLAPEIQRYQKHLKDQRAEQTSHGSNMAELSPGAVGAGRAEHQAAINSMMLERMSTDISALKKQYSRIKQKQQQQAGLLYIHSDKCPATSILASQIGPSPVVNHLLLGRRPRSAQRSSKNCIIHNGGVPQAHSTPSQDQMMRPRHHSPWRTHVRAHRRNIARARAQLGFDDSLEIEDQTDASKTEKASEEGEERRLEEDKDDEEQGKLENEEQEKLTAGSSDVSQQDHSTGEGEELQQIDNQLSSLELEPESSPEPASASDPPTPTPEPQPESTAPAPLPSTRRPGSDSSSSESVGSLRRSPSTLAGEPPKPQQIFSPFPCIKTPRKSVAARNLGLYGPTARTPNVHFPQMSRSMNCVGSTTKRR, encoded by the exons ATGTCTGGCGTGGACGACGCTAAAGAGGAACTTAAGGAGATTGACATATGTGACATCTGCTCGGAGGAGGAGAGTGGAGTTTTCGTCAGCTCAGGTGCGTCGTACCTTGAAGGGTTCTCGGCGTTTCACAAATGGGTTTCAAAGGGACGTTCAGTCTCAGATGAAAACTGTGAGAGCGCCAAAACAGCTTCATCATTATCAGTCGCACTATCCAAGTGCGCAAATGTGCCACATGGATCACCAGCTGGAGAGATCCGTATGGAGAGAGAAGGAGGGGGGATCCATGAAACAGGTGTGTATTCGGATGAAGATGATCTGAGAACGTCCCGGGCATCATCTATAGTGGAGTGTTTGTTAGTGGAGCTCTATGACACGTACAGTAATAGCGTCAGAGGGGTGGACAGCTCGACAGAAGCCTCCAGCTCGGATGCCTTCCTGGGAAGAAGCAACACCGGCTCCAACTTTCTGCAAGAACTTCAGGAGAAGCACACGAGACGCCATCAGATGAAGTACCTGGCTCAAAAAG GTCCAGAGGAGCTGAAGTGGATCGTTCAAGAGGTGAAGTATCGCATCGCTGTCCAGTCGGCCAAACTGGTGCGTCAGGTCAAGAGGAGGGACAGACTCCGGCAGAAGTTTCAAAAGAACTGTGATATAGTCACCGCCTGCCTGCAAGCCGTCTCTCAGAAAAGAC GGGTGGACACCAGGTTGAAGTTCACTATCGAACCCTCTCTAGGCAAGAACGGCTTTCAACAA TGGTACGACGCCCTGAAAGCAGTGGCCAGACTCCCTGTGGGTATTCCCAAAGAGTGGAGGAAGAGG GTTTGGCTGACCCTGGCTGACCAGTACCTCCACAGCATCTCCATAGACTGGGAGAAAACCATGAGATTTGCCTTCAATGATCGCAGCAATCCAGATGATGACTCTTTGGGAATCCAAATAGTGAAG GACCTGCACAGGACAGGCTGCAGTTCCTACTGTGGCCAGGAGGCGGAGCAGGACCGGGTGGTGCTGAAGCGGGTACTGCTGGCATACGCCCGCTGGAACAAGACTGTCGGCTACTGTCAGGGCTTCAATGTTCTGGCTGCCCTCATTCTGGAGGTCACCGAGGGAAACGAAGGAGATGCGTTAAAG GTTATGATCTATTTGATCGATAAAGTGCTTCCCGATAGTTACTTCGCCAATAACCTGCGTGCCCTCTCAGTGGACATGGCCGTGTTCAGAGATCTTCTGCGACTGAAGCTTCCAGAACTTTCTCAGCATCTCCACCACCTCCAGAAAGCAGCCAATCGGGAAGGAGGAG GCAGCTATGAGCCTCCGCTCACCAACGTCTTCACCATGCAGTGGTTTTTGACCAtgtttgccacctgtttgccccATCACACCGTGCTGAAGATCTGGGACTCGGTCTTCTTCGAGGGCTCTGAAATGCTGCTGCGTGTCGCTCTGGCCATCTGGGCCAAACTCGGAGA GCGAATTGAGGAGTGCCAGACTGCTGATGAATTTTATAGCACTATGGGCTGCCTGACACAGGAAATGCTGGAGCACAACCTTATCGACTCCAATGAACTCATGCAG ACGGTCTACTCCATGGCCCCGTTCCCATTCCCCCAGCTGGCAGAGCTCAGGGAGAAATACACCTACAACATCACCCCCTTCCCTGCCCCGGTCAGAGCCAACAGCAG TCTGGCACTCCATGGATGGGAGAGTGATGATGATGCTGACATGGATGATGAAGACTCTATTGTCACCGCCCTGGGCTGCCTAGGGCCTCTTGGTGGTCTTCTGGCCCCTGAAATCCAAAGATACCAAAAGCACCTTAAAG ATCAGAGAGCGGAGCAGACCTCTCACGGCAGTAACATGGCCGAGCTCAGTCCCGGGGCGGTGGGCGCAGGACGGGCCGAGCACCAAGCGGCCATCAACAGCATGATGCTGGAGCGCATGAGCACTGACATCAGCGCGCTGAAGAAACAGTACTCACGcatcaaacaaaaacaacagcagcaagcCGGGCTACTTTACATCCATTCAG ATAAGTGTCCAGCCACCAGTATCCTTGCCTCCCAAATTGGTCCCTCCCCTGTGGTCAACCATCTTCTCTTGGGCAGGAGGCCCAGATCCGCTCAGCGGTCCTCAAAGAATTGTATCATCCATAATGGTGGAGTTCCCCAAGCCCACTCCACTCCCAGCCAGGATCAGATGATGCGGCCAAGACATCATTCCCCCTGGCGCACCCATGTGCGTGCGCACCGCAGGAACATCGCCAGGGCACGGGCACAGCTCGGCTTTGATGATTCTCTGGAGATAGAAGATCAAACTGATGCGAGCAAAACGGAAAAAGCATCTGAAGAGGGAGAGGAGAGAAGACTTGAAGAAGACAAGGATGATGAAGAGCAAGGGAAGTTAGAGAATGAAGAGCAAGAGAAGTTGACGGCTGGAAGCTCAGATGTCTCTCAGCAAGATCACAGCACTGGAGAAGGAGAGGAACTCCAGCAGATTGACAACCAGCTGTCTTCTCTGGAACTGGAACCAGAATCTTCACCAGAACCAGCTTCAGCTTCTGATCCACCTACACCAACTCCAGAACCTCAGCCGGAGTCCACAGCCCCAGCTCCGCTCCCATCCACCCGCCGTCCAGGTTCAGACTCTTCCAGCTCAGAAAGTGTAGGCTCCCTCAGAAGAAGCCCTTCAACGCTGGCTGGAGAACCTCCGAAACCTCAGCAGATCTTCTCTCCATTCCCCTGCATCAAAACCCCTCGCAAGTCCGTTGCTGCGAGAAATTTGGGCCTCTACGGCCCAACTGCCAGAACTCCAAATGTGCACTTTCCCCAGATGAGCAGAAGCATGAACTGCGTAGGAAGCACCACGAAGCGCCGATGA
- the tbc1d30 gene encoding TBC1 domain family member 30 isoform X5 encodes MKQERFVSSKRSRVCVKRQNAAGGVGNIISNVLKKRNGISRRAPRLLCTLEPGVDTRLKFTIEPSLGKNGFQQWYDALKAVARLPVGIPKEWRKRVWLTLADQYLHSISIDWEKTMRFAFNDRSNPDDDSLGIQIVKDLHRTGCSSYCGQEAEQDRVVLKRVLLAYARWNKTVGYCQGFNVLAALILEVTEGNEGDALKVMIYLIDKVLPDSYFANNLRALSVDMAVFRDLLRLKLPELSQHLHHLQKAANREGGGSYEPPLTNVFTMQWFLTMFATCLPHHTVLKIWDSVFFEGSEMLLRVALAIWAKLGERIEECQTADEFYSTMGCLTQEMLEHNLIDSNELMQTVYSMAPFPFPQLAELREKYTYNITPFPAPVRANSSLALHGWESDDDADMDDEDSIVTALGCLGPLGGLLAPEIQRYQKHLKDQRAEQTSHGSNMAELSPGAVGAGRAEHQAAINSMMLERMSTDISALKKQYSRIKQKQQQQAGLLYIHSDKCPATSILASQIGPSPVVNHLLLGRRPRSAQRSSKNCIIHNGGVPQAHSTPSQDQMMRPRHHSPWRTHVRAHRRNIARARAQLGFDDSLEIEDQTDASKTEKASEEGEERRLEEDKDDEEQGKLENEEQEKLTAGSSDVSQQDHSTGEGEELQQIDNQLSSLELEPESSPEPASASDPPTPTPEPQPESTAPAPLPSTRRPGSDSSSSESVGSLRRSPSTLAGEPPKPQQIFSPFPCIKTPRKSVAARNLGLYGPTARTPNVHFPQMSRSMNCVGSTTKRR; translated from the exons ATGAAGCAGGAACGGTTTGTTTCCTCTAAGAGATCGAGGGTTTGTGTGAAACGGCAGAATGCAGCTGGAGGAGTCGGTAATATTATCAGTAATGTGCTGAAGAAACGCAACGGCATCTCTAGAAGAGCGCCGCGCCTGCTGTGCACCCTAGAGCCAG GGGTGGACACCAGGTTGAAGTTCACTATCGAACCCTCTCTAGGCAAGAACGGCTTTCAACAA TGGTACGACGCCCTGAAAGCAGTGGCCAGACTCCCTGTGGGTATTCCCAAAGAGTGGAGGAAGAGG GTTTGGCTGACCCTGGCTGACCAGTACCTCCACAGCATCTCCATAGACTGGGAGAAAACCATGAGATTTGCCTTCAATGATCGCAGCAATCCAGATGATGACTCTTTGGGAATCCAAATAGTGAAG GACCTGCACAGGACAGGCTGCAGTTCCTACTGTGGCCAGGAGGCGGAGCAGGACCGGGTGGTGCTGAAGCGGGTACTGCTGGCATACGCCCGCTGGAACAAGACTGTCGGCTACTGTCAGGGCTTCAATGTTCTGGCTGCCCTCATTCTGGAGGTCACCGAGGGAAACGAAGGAGATGCGTTAAAG GTTATGATCTATTTGATCGATAAAGTGCTTCCCGATAGTTACTTCGCCAATAACCTGCGTGCCCTCTCAGTGGACATGGCCGTGTTCAGAGATCTTCTGCGACTGAAGCTTCCAGAACTTTCTCAGCATCTCCACCACCTCCAGAAAGCAGCCAATCGGGAAGGAGGAG GCAGCTATGAGCCTCCGCTCACCAACGTCTTCACCATGCAGTGGTTTTTGACCAtgtttgccacctgtttgccccATCACACCGTGCTGAAGATCTGGGACTCGGTCTTCTTCGAGGGCTCTGAAATGCTGCTGCGTGTCGCTCTGGCCATCTGGGCCAAACTCGGAGA GCGAATTGAGGAGTGCCAGACTGCTGATGAATTTTATAGCACTATGGGCTGCCTGACACAGGAAATGCTGGAGCACAACCTTATCGACTCCAATGAACTCATGCAG ACGGTCTACTCCATGGCCCCGTTCCCATTCCCCCAGCTGGCAGAGCTCAGGGAGAAATACACCTACAACATCACCCCCTTCCCTGCCCCGGTCAGAGCCAACAGCAG TCTGGCACTCCATGGATGGGAGAGTGATGATGATGCTGACATGGATGATGAAGACTCTATTGTCACCGCCCTGGGCTGCCTAGGGCCTCTTGGTGGTCTTCTGGCCCCTGAAATCCAAAGATACCAAAAGCACCTTAAAG ATCAGAGAGCGGAGCAGACCTCTCACGGCAGTAACATGGCCGAGCTCAGTCCCGGGGCGGTGGGCGCAGGACGGGCCGAGCACCAAGCGGCCATCAACAGCATGATGCTGGAGCGCATGAGCACTGACATCAGCGCGCTGAAGAAACAGTACTCACGcatcaaacaaaaacaacagcagcaagcCGGGCTACTTTACATCCATTCAG ATAAGTGTCCAGCCACCAGTATCCTTGCCTCCCAAATTGGTCCCTCCCCTGTGGTCAACCATCTTCTCTTGGGCAGGAGGCCCAGATCCGCTCAGCGGTCCTCAAAGAATTGTATCATCCATAATGGTGGAGTTCCCCAAGCCCACTCCACTCCCAGCCAGGATCAGATGATGCGGCCAAGACATCATTCCCCCTGGCGCACCCATGTGCGTGCGCACCGCAGGAACATCGCCAGGGCACGGGCACAGCTCGGCTTTGATGATTCTCTGGAGATAGAAGATCAAACTGATGCGAGCAAAACGGAAAAAGCATCTGAAGAGGGAGAGGAGAGAAGACTTGAAGAAGACAAGGATGATGAAGAGCAAGGGAAGTTAGAGAATGAAGAGCAAGAGAAGTTGACGGCTGGAAGCTCAGATGTCTCTCAGCAAGATCACAGCACTGGAGAAGGAGAGGAACTCCAGCAGATTGACAACCAGCTGTCTTCTCTGGAACTGGAACCAGAATCTTCACCAGAACCAGCTTCAGCTTCTGATCCACCTACACCAACTCCAGAACCTCAGCCGGAGTCCACAGCCCCAGCTCCGCTCCCATCCACCCGCCGTCCAGGTTCAGACTCTTCCAGCTCAGAAAGTGTAGGCTCCCTCAGAAGAAGCCCTTCAACGCTGGCTGGAGAACCTCCGAAACCTCAGCAGATCTTCTCTCCATTCCCCTGCATCAAAACCCCTCGCAAGTCCGTTGCTGCGAGAAATTTGGGCCTCTACGGCCCAACTGCCAGAACTCCAAATGTGCACTTTCCCCAGATGAGCAGAAGCATGAACTGCGTAGGAAGCACCACGAAGCGCCGATGA
- the tbc1d30 gene encoding TBC1 domain family member 30 isoform X1, translating to MSGVDDAKEELKEIDICDICSEEESGVFVSSGASYLEGFSAFHKWVSKGRSVSDENCESAKTASSLSVALSKCANVPHGSPAGEIRMEREGGGIHETGVYSDEDDLRTSRASSIVECLLVELYDTYSNSVRGVDSSTEASSSDAFLGRSNTGSNFLQELQEKHTRRHQMKYLAQKGPEELKWIVQEVKYRIAVQSAKLVRQVKRRDRLRQKFQKNCDIVTACLQAVSQKRRVDTRLKFTIEPSLGKNGFQQWYDALKAVARLPVGIPKEWRKRVWLTLADQYLHSISIDWEKTMRFAFNDRSNPDDDSLGIQIVKDLHRTGCSSYCGQEAEQDRVVLKRVLLAYARWNKTVGYCQGFNVLAALILEVTEGNEGDALKVMIYLIDKVLPDSYFANNLRALSVDMAVFRDLLRLKLPELSQHLHHLQKAANREGGGSYEPPLTNVFTMQWFLTMFATCLPHHTVLKIWDSVFFEGSEMLLRVALAIWAKLGERIEECQTADEFYSTMGCLTQEMLEHNLIDSNELMQTVYSMAPFPFPQLAELREKYTYNITPFPAPVRANSSLALHGWESDDDADMDDEDSIVTALGCLGPLGGLLAPEIQRYQKHLKDQRAEQTSHGSNMAELSPGAVGAGRAEHQAAINSMMLERMSTDISALKKQYSRIKQKQQQQAGLLYIHSGPPVEAETIEPHQPSKQQNQHTDKCPATSILASQIGPSPVVNHLLLGRRPRSAQRSSKNCIIHNGGVPQAHSTPSQDQMMRPRHHSPWRTHVRAHRRNIARARAQLGFDDSLEIEDQTDASKTEKASEEGEERRLEEDKDDEEQGKLENEEQEKLTAGSSDVSQQDHSTGEGEELQQIDNQLSSLELEPESSPEPASASDPPTPTPEPQPESTAPAPLPSTRRPGSDSSSSESVGSLRRSPSTLAGEPPKPQQIFSPFPCIKTPRKSVAARNLGLYGPTARTPNVHFPQMSRSMNCVGSTTKRR from the exons ATGTCTGGCGTGGACGACGCTAAAGAGGAACTTAAGGAGATTGACATATGTGACATCTGCTCGGAGGAGGAGAGTGGAGTTTTCGTCAGCTCAGGTGCGTCGTACCTTGAAGGGTTCTCGGCGTTTCACAAATGGGTTTCAAAGGGACGTTCAGTCTCAGATGAAAACTGTGAGAGCGCCAAAACAGCTTCATCATTATCAGTCGCACTATCCAAGTGCGCAAATGTGCCACATGGATCACCAGCTGGAGAGATCCGTATGGAGAGAGAAGGAGGGGGGATCCATGAAACAGGTGTGTATTCGGATGAAGATGATCTGAGAACGTCCCGGGCATCATCTATAGTGGAGTGTTTGTTAGTGGAGCTCTATGACACGTACAGTAATAGCGTCAGAGGGGTGGACAGCTCGACAGAAGCCTCCAGCTCGGATGCCTTCCTGGGAAGAAGCAACACCGGCTCCAACTTTCTGCAAGAACTTCAGGAGAAGCACACGAGACGCCATCAGATGAAGTACCTGGCTCAAAAAG GTCCAGAGGAGCTGAAGTGGATCGTTCAAGAGGTGAAGTATCGCATCGCTGTCCAGTCGGCCAAACTGGTGCGTCAGGTCAAGAGGAGGGACAGACTCCGGCAGAAGTTTCAAAAGAACTGTGATATAGTCACCGCCTGCCTGCAAGCCGTCTCTCAGAAAAGAC GGGTGGACACCAGGTTGAAGTTCACTATCGAACCCTCTCTAGGCAAGAACGGCTTTCAACAA TGGTACGACGCCCTGAAAGCAGTGGCCAGACTCCCTGTGGGTATTCCCAAAGAGTGGAGGAAGAGG GTTTGGCTGACCCTGGCTGACCAGTACCTCCACAGCATCTCCATAGACTGGGAGAAAACCATGAGATTTGCCTTCAATGATCGCAGCAATCCAGATGATGACTCTTTGGGAATCCAAATAGTGAAG GACCTGCACAGGACAGGCTGCAGTTCCTACTGTGGCCAGGAGGCGGAGCAGGACCGGGTGGTGCTGAAGCGGGTACTGCTGGCATACGCCCGCTGGAACAAGACTGTCGGCTACTGTCAGGGCTTCAATGTTCTGGCTGCCCTCATTCTGGAGGTCACCGAGGGAAACGAAGGAGATGCGTTAAAG GTTATGATCTATTTGATCGATAAAGTGCTTCCCGATAGTTACTTCGCCAATAACCTGCGTGCCCTCTCAGTGGACATGGCCGTGTTCAGAGATCTTCTGCGACTGAAGCTTCCAGAACTTTCTCAGCATCTCCACCACCTCCAGAAAGCAGCCAATCGGGAAGGAGGAG GCAGCTATGAGCCTCCGCTCACCAACGTCTTCACCATGCAGTGGTTTTTGACCAtgtttgccacctgtttgccccATCACACCGTGCTGAAGATCTGGGACTCGGTCTTCTTCGAGGGCTCTGAAATGCTGCTGCGTGTCGCTCTGGCCATCTGGGCCAAACTCGGAGA GCGAATTGAGGAGTGCCAGACTGCTGATGAATTTTATAGCACTATGGGCTGCCTGACACAGGAAATGCTGGAGCACAACCTTATCGACTCCAATGAACTCATGCAG ACGGTCTACTCCATGGCCCCGTTCCCATTCCCCCAGCTGGCAGAGCTCAGGGAGAAATACACCTACAACATCACCCCCTTCCCTGCCCCGGTCAGAGCCAACAGCAG TCTGGCACTCCATGGATGGGAGAGTGATGATGATGCTGACATGGATGATGAAGACTCTATTGTCACCGCCCTGGGCTGCCTAGGGCCTCTTGGTGGTCTTCTGGCCCCTGAAATCCAAAGATACCAAAAGCACCTTAAAG ATCAGAGAGCGGAGCAGACCTCTCACGGCAGTAACATGGCCGAGCTCAGTCCCGGGGCGGTGGGCGCAGGACGGGCCGAGCACCAAGCGGCCATCAACAGCATGATGCTGGAGCGCATGAGCACTGACATCAGCGCGCTGAAGAAACAGTACTCACGcatcaaacaaaaacaacagcagcaagcCGGGCTACTTTACATCCATTCAG GACCTCCAGTGGAAGCTGAAACTATTGAACCTCATCAACCCAGTAAACAGCAGAACCAACACACTG ATAAGTGTCCAGCCACCAGTATCCTTGCCTCCCAAATTGGTCCCTCCCCTGTGGTCAACCATCTTCTCTTGGGCAGGAGGCCCAGATCCGCTCAGCGGTCCTCAAAGAATTGTATCATCCATAATGGTGGAGTTCCCCAAGCCCACTCCACTCCCAGCCAGGATCAGATGATGCGGCCAAGACATCATTCCCCCTGGCGCACCCATGTGCGTGCGCACCGCAGGAACATCGCCAGGGCACGGGCACAGCTCGGCTTTGATGATTCTCTGGAGATAGAAGATCAAACTGATGCGAGCAAAACGGAAAAAGCATCTGAAGAGGGAGAGGAGAGAAGACTTGAAGAAGACAAGGATGATGAAGAGCAAGGGAAGTTAGAGAATGAAGAGCAAGAGAAGTTGACGGCTGGAAGCTCAGATGTCTCTCAGCAAGATCACAGCACTGGAGAAGGAGAGGAACTCCAGCAGATTGACAACCAGCTGTCTTCTCTGGAACTGGAACCAGAATCTTCACCAGAACCAGCTTCAGCTTCTGATCCACCTACACCAACTCCAGAACCTCAGCCGGAGTCCACAGCCCCAGCTCCGCTCCCATCCACCCGCCGTCCAGGTTCAGACTCTTCCAGCTCAGAAAGTGTAGGCTCCCTCAGAAGAAGCCCTTCAACGCTGGCTGGAGAACCTCCGAAACCTCAGCAGATCTTCTCTCCATTCCCCTGCATCAAAACCCCTCGCAAGTCCGTTGCTGCGAGAAATTTGGGCCTCTACGGCCCAACTGCCAGAACTCCAAATGTGCACTTTCCCCAGATGAGCAGAAGCATGAACTGCGTAGGAAGCACCACGAAGCGCCGATGA
- the tbc1d30 gene encoding TBC1 domain family member 30 isoform X3: MKQERFVSSKRSRVCVKRQNAAGGVGNIISNVLKKRNGISRRAPRLLCTLEPGVDTRLKFTIEPSLGKNGFQQWYDALKAVARLPVGIPKEWRKRVWLTLADQYLHSISIDWEKTMRFAFNDRSNPDDDSLGIQIVKDLHRTGCSSYCGQEAEQDRVVLKRVLLAYARWNKTVGYCQGFNVLAALILEVTEGNEGDALKVMIYLIDKVLPDSYFANNLRALSVDMAVFRDLLRLKLPELSQHLHHLQKAANREGGGSYEPPLTNVFTMQWFLTMFATCLPHHTVLKIWDSVFFEGSEMLLRVALAIWAKLGERIEECQTADEFYSTMGCLTQEMLEHNLIDSNELMQTVYSMAPFPFPQLAELREKYTYNITPFPAPVRANSSLALHGWESDDDADMDDEDSIVTALGCLGPLGGLLAPEIQRYQKHLKDQRAEQTSHGSNMAELSPGAVGAGRAEHQAAINSMMLERMSTDISALKKQYSRIKQKQQQQAGLLYIHSGPPVEAETIEPHQPSKQQNQHTDKCPATSILASQIGPSPVVNHLLLGRRPRSAQRSSKNCIIHNGGVPQAHSTPSQDQMMRPRHHSPWRTHVRAHRRNIARARAQLGFDDSLEIEDQTDASKTEKASEEGEERRLEEDKDDEEQGKLENEEQEKLTAGSSDVSQQDHSTGEGEELQQIDNQLSSLELEPESSPEPASASDPPTPTPEPQPESTAPAPLPSTRRPGSDSSSSESVGSLRRSPSTLAGEPPKPQQIFSPFPCIKTPRKSVAARNLGLYGPTARTPNVHFPQMSRSMNCVGSTTKRR; encoded by the exons ATGAAGCAGGAACGGTTTGTTTCCTCTAAGAGATCGAGGGTTTGTGTGAAACGGCAGAATGCAGCTGGAGGAGTCGGTAATATTATCAGTAATGTGCTGAAGAAACGCAACGGCATCTCTAGAAGAGCGCCGCGCCTGCTGTGCACCCTAGAGCCAG GGGTGGACACCAGGTTGAAGTTCACTATCGAACCCTCTCTAGGCAAGAACGGCTTTCAACAA TGGTACGACGCCCTGAAAGCAGTGGCCAGACTCCCTGTGGGTATTCCCAAAGAGTGGAGGAAGAGG GTTTGGCTGACCCTGGCTGACCAGTACCTCCACAGCATCTCCATAGACTGGGAGAAAACCATGAGATTTGCCTTCAATGATCGCAGCAATCCAGATGATGACTCTTTGGGAATCCAAATAGTGAAG GACCTGCACAGGACAGGCTGCAGTTCCTACTGTGGCCAGGAGGCGGAGCAGGACCGGGTGGTGCTGAAGCGGGTACTGCTGGCATACGCCCGCTGGAACAAGACTGTCGGCTACTGTCAGGGCTTCAATGTTCTGGCTGCCCTCATTCTGGAGGTCACCGAGGGAAACGAAGGAGATGCGTTAAAG GTTATGATCTATTTGATCGATAAAGTGCTTCCCGATAGTTACTTCGCCAATAACCTGCGTGCCCTCTCAGTGGACATGGCCGTGTTCAGAGATCTTCTGCGACTGAAGCTTCCAGAACTTTCTCAGCATCTCCACCACCTCCAGAAAGCAGCCAATCGGGAAGGAGGAG GCAGCTATGAGCCTCCGCTCACCAACGTCTTCACCATGCAGTGGTTTTTGACCAtgtttgccacctgtttgccccATCACACCGTGCTGAAGATCTGGGACTCGGTCTTCTTCGAGGGCTCTGAAATGCTGCTGCGTGTCGCTCTGGCCATCTGGGCCAAACTCGGAGA GCGAATTGAGGAGTGCCAGACTGCTGATGAATTTTATAGCACTATGGGCTGCCTGACACAGGAAATGCTGGAGCACAACCTTATCGACTCCAATGAACTCATGCAG ACGGTCTACTCCATGGCCCCGTTCCCATTCCCCCAGCTGGCAGAGCTCAGGGAGAAATACACCTACAACATCACCCCCTTCCCTGCCCCGGTCAGAGCCAACAGCAG TCTGGCACTCCATGGATGGGAGAGTGATGATGATGCTGACATGGATGATGAAGACTCTATTGTCACCGCCCTGGGCTGCCTAGGGCCTCTTGGTGGTCTTCTGGCCCCTGAAATCCAAAGATACCAAAAGCACCTTAAAG ATCAGAGAGCGGAGCAGACCTCTCACGGCAGTAACATGGCCGAGCTCAGTCCCGGGGCGGTGGGCGCAGGACGGGCCGAGCACCAAGCGGCCATCAACAGCATGATGCTGGAGCGCATGAGCACTGACATCAGCGCGCTGAAGAAACAGTACTCACGcatcaaacaaaaacaacagcagcaagcCGGGCTACTTTACATCCATTCAG GACCTCCAGTGGAAGCTGAAACTATTGAACCTCATCAACCCAGTAAACAGCAGAACCAACACACTG ATAAGTGTCCAGCCACCAGTATCCTTGCCTCCCAAATTGGTCCCTCCCCTGTGGTCAACCATCTTCTCTTGGGCAGGAGGCCCAGATCCGCTCAGCGGTCCTCAAAGAATTGTATCATCCATAATGGTGGAGTTCCCCAAGCCCACTCCACTCCCAGCCAGGATCAGATGATGCGGCCAAGACATCATTCCCCCTGGCGCACCCATGTGCGTGCGCACCGCAGGAACATCGCCAGGGCACGGGCACAGCTCGGCTTTGATGATTCTCTGGAGATAGAAGATCAAACTGATGCGAGCAAAACGGAAAAAGCATCTGAAGAGGGAGAGGAGAGAAGACTTGAAGAAGACAAGGATGATGAAGAGCAAGGGAAGTTAGAGAATGAAGAGCAAGAGAAGTTGACGGCTGGAAGCTCAGATGTCTCTCAGCAAGATCACAGCACTGGAGAAGGAGAGGAACTCCAGCAGATTGACAACCAGCTGTCTTCTCTGGAACTGGAACCAGAATCTTCACCAGAACCAGCTTCAGCTTCTGATCCACCTACACCAACTCCAGAACCTCAGCCGGAGTCCACAGCCCCAGCTCCGCTCCCATCCACCCGCCGTCCAGGTTCAGACTCTTCCAGCTCAGAAAGTGTAGGCTCCCTCAGAAGAAGCCCTTCAACGCTGGCTGGAGAACCTCCGAAACCTCAGCAGATCTTCTCTCCATTCCCCTGCATCAAAACCCCTCGCAAGTCCGTTGCTGCGAGAAATTTGGGCCTCTACGGCCCAACTGCCAGAACTCCAAATGTGCACTTTCCCCAGATGAGCAGAAGCATGAACTGCGTAGGAAGCACCACGAAGCGCCGATGA